A single Methylobacterium sp. 17Sr1-1 DNA region contains:
- a CDS encoding ABC transporter ATP-binding protein, with protein MSAIDLADVQKVFRDRDGRDLVAVDRTRATIEAGEFVCLLGPSGCGKSTLLNMIAGFEAPSAGEVRVAGRRVERPGADRGVVFQQPTLMPWLTVIDNVAFHLKLKGMAKRERHERAKTYIDLVGLTGFERHYPAELSGGMSQRVGIARALLMNPAVILMDEPFAALDAQTKIEMQEELVAIWQRVGATVVFVTHSVDEALVLASRIAVMSRRPGRIREFIPFDLARPRDVTSPEFNDMKRRILGLIREESSRKVAA; from the coding sequence ATGAGCGCGATCGACCTCGCCGACGTCCAGAAAGTGTTTCGCGACCGCGACGGGCGCGACCTCGTGGCGGTGGACCGCACCCGTGCCACGATCGAGGCGGGCGAGTTCGTGTGCCTGCTCGGTCCCTCGGGCTGCGGCAAGTCCACCCTGCTCAACATGATCGCCGGCTTCGAGGCGCCGAGCGCCGGCGAGGTCCGGGTGGCCGGCCGGCGCGTCGAGCGGCCGGGAGCCGACCGCGGCGTGGTGTTCCAGCAGCCGACGCTGATGCCCTGGCTCACCGTCATCGACAACGTCGCCTTCCACCTCAAGCTGAAGGGGATGGCGAAACGTGAGCGGCACGAGCGGGCGAAGACCTATATCGACCTCGTCGGACTCACCGGCTTCGAGCGGCACTACCCGGCGGAATTGTCCGGCGGCATGAGCCAGCGGGTTGGCATCGCCCGGGCGCTCCTGATGAACCCGGCGGTGATCCTGATGGACGAGCCCTTCGCGGCGCTCGACGCCCAGACCAAGATCGAGATGCAGGAGGAACTGGTCGCGATCTGGCAGCGGGTCGGCGCCACGGTGGTCTTCGTCACGCACTCGGTCGACGAGGCCCTGGTGCTGGCCAGCCGCATCGCCGTGATGAGCCGGCGGCCGGGCCGCATCCGCGAGTTCATCCCCTTCGATCTCGCCCGGCCGCGGGACGTGACGAGCCCGGAGTTCAACGACATGAAGCGCCGCATCCTCGGGCTGATCCGCGAGGAATCGAGCCGCAAGGTGGCCGCGTGA
- a CDS encoding ABC transporter permease, translating into MASATETTPLPEAAPAPARRLPRRLVAFAERAALPLLLVAGWEAFARSGALPAALLPAPSTVLHALGDWLLGLDESTQTYSGHWVPDALASLTRVAAGYAIAAVSAILIGVAIGWWRLVERTVEPTLQMLRPIPPVSWIPLAIIWFGIADKPAIFLVFLGAFFPVLMNTIHGVRGVDRNLIRAGAMMGASERQLLTDIVLPAALPSIFSGLRIAIGSAWMLTVTAEMVAVKSGLGYVLWDSYYFLRYDIVLAAMISIGLLGYLSDLGLKALMASVLHWQKGTTVQGR; encoded by the coding sequence ATGGCCTCGGCTACTGAGACCACGCCGCTGCCGGAGGCCGCGCCGGCTCCCGCCCGCCGGCTGCCCCGGCGCCTCGTCGCCTTCGCCGAGCGGGCGGCCCTGCCGCTCCTCCTCGTCGCGGGCTGGGAGGCTTTTGCCCGCTCCGGCGCCCTGCCGGCGGCGCTGCTGCCGGCCCCGAGCACCGTGCTGCACGCCTTGGGTGACTGGCTCCTCGGCCTCGACGAGAGCACCCAGACCTATTCCGGCCACTGGGTGCCCGACGCCCTGGCGAGCCTGACCCGGGTCGCCGCCGGCTACGCCATCGCGGCCGTCTCGGCGATCCTGATCGGGGTCGCCATCGGCTGGTGGCGGCTCGTCGAGCGCACCGTCGAGCCGACGTTGCAGATGCTGCGACCGATCCCGCCGGTGTCGTGGATCCCGCTCGCCATCATCTGGTTCGGCATCGCCGACAAGCCGGCGATCTTCCTGGTCTTCCTCGGCGCGTTCTTCCCCGTGCTGATGAACACCATTCACGGCGTACGCGGGGTCGACCGCAACCTGATCCGGGCCGGCGCGATGATGGGCGCCTCCGAGCGCCAGCTCCTCACCGACATCGTGCTGCCGGCCGCCCTGCCGTCGATCTTCTCGGGGCTGCGCATCGCCATCGGCTCGGCCTGGATGCTGACGGTGACCGCCGAGATGGTCGCGGTGAAGAGCGGCCTCGGCTACGTCCTGTGGGACTCCTACTACTTCCTGCGCTACGACATCGTGCTCGCCGCGATGATCTCGATCGGCCTGTTGGGATACCTGTCCGATCTCGGCCTCAAGGCGCTGATGGCCTCGGTGCTGCACTGGCAGAAGGGCACGACGGTGCAGGGGCGGTGA
- a CDS encoding ABC transporter substrate-binding protein, translating to MRRPLGPLLAAALWSFSPAFLAPASAQEAPVKVGYAKCAHCLPVALLPGLAKGATIDATGFNSGNDVLTALIAKSLDVAQVTYLHYVTALDKGFDIVAVAGEVNGGSECLSAKALNLKADDWAGFKAAAEKAKAAGAALKVAASRGNAQDIHMRGAFLKQGINPNKDVQFVNIPNPSDHLAAMQRGEIDMVCSVEPFASQIRMAGAASRFVLPYDQAAGNLTNLIVTRSDVIAKNRAGVQAVVDADVALVETLKADKGVWVDVINQKTGLSKEVAAEAIANAEPDYRMHRAKTLAIAAMMRDLKYIGRDVSADVEKHMDFSFLEAATKKTRDGLGY from the coding sequence ATGCGCCGCCCTCTCGGCCCCCTGCTGGCCGCCGCCCTCTGGTCCTTCTCGCCCGCGTTCCTCGCGCCGGCCTCGGCGCAGGAGGCGCCTGTGAAGGTCGGCTACGCCAAGTGCGCCCATTGCCTGCCGGTCGCCCTGCTGCCGGGCTTGGCCAAAGGCGCGACGATCGACGCCACCGGCTTCAATTCCGGCAACGACGTGCTGACGGCGCTGATCGCGAAAAGCCTCGACGTGGCGCAGGTCACCTACCTCCACTACGTCACCGCCCTCGACAAAGGCTTCGACATCGTGGCGGTCGCCGGCGAGGTGAATGGCGGCTCGGAATGCCTGTCGGCCAAGGCGCTGAACCTGAAGGCCGATGACTGGGCCGGGTTCAAGGCCGCGGCCGAGAAGGCGAAGGCGGCGGGCGCAGCCCTCAAGGTCGCGGCCTCCCGCGGCAACGCGCAGGACATCCACATGCGCGGCGCCTTCCTCAAGCAGGGCATCAACCCGAACAAGGACGTGCAGTTCGTCAACATCCCGAACCCGTCCGACCACCTGGCGGCGATGCAGCGGGGCGAGATCGACATGGTCTGCTCGGTCGAGCCCTTCGCCTCGCAGATCCGCATGGCGGGGGCGGCGAGCCGCTTCGTGCTGCCCTACGACCAGGCCGCCGGCAACCTGACGAACCTGATCGTCACCCGCTCGGACGTGATCGCCAAGAACCGGGCCGGCGTGCAGGCGGTGGTCGATGCCGACGTGGCCCTGGTCGAGACGCTCAAGGCCGACAAGGGCGTGTGGGTCGACGTGATCAACCAGAAGACCGGCCTGTCGAAGGAGGTCGCCGCCGAGGCGATCGCCAATGCCGAGCCGGACTACCGCATGCACCGCGCCAAGACGCTCGCGATCGCCGCGATGATGCGGGACCTGAAATACATCGGCCGCGACGTCTCGGCCGACGTGGAGAAGCACATGGACTTCTCGTTCCTGGAGGCCGCCACCAAGAAGACCCGCGATGGCCTCGGCTACTGA
- a CDS encoding GntR family transcriptional regulator gives MDPVRRPRGRPRKPVLLEAAALRPRRGLHDQAAERLRALIVDGTLPAGAALVETELSVALGISRTPLREALKLLAVEGLVELRPNRSPRVAELRPDAVTELFEAIAAIERAAAELAASRITPAELERLRAYQSELEAHHAAGALGPYFALNQQIHALIVACARNTPLREAHEALHARAEIARRRALDSRARWDESVAEHRAILAALEARDAAGAGRLLADHVGHTGTALLAGLARPDAA, from the coding sequence ATGGACCCGGTCCGGCGCCCGCGCGGGCGTCCGCGCAAGCCCGTGCTGCTGGAAGCCGCGGCCTTGCGGCCCCGGCGCGGCCTGCACGACCAGGCGGCGGAGCGCCTGCGCGCGCTGATCGTCGACGGCACGCTCCCGGCCGGCGCCGCCCTGGTCGAGACCGAGCTGTCGGTGGCGCTCGGCATCTCCCGTACGCCGTTGCGCGAGGCGCTGAAGCTGCTCGCCGTCGAGGGGCTGGTGGAATTGCGCCCCAACCGCTCGCCCCGGGTGGCGGAGCTGCGGCCGGACGCGGTGACCGAGCTGTTCGAGGCGATCGCCGCCATCGAGCGGGCGGCGGCGGAGCTCGCGGCCTCGCGCATCACCCCGGCCGAGCTGGAGCGCTTGCGCGCGTACCAATCCGAGCTGGAGGCGCACCACGCCGCCGGTGCGCTCGGGCCCTACTTCGCCCTCAACCAGCAGATCCACGCCCTGATCGTCGCCTGCGCCCGCAACACCCCCTTGCGGGAGGCGCACGAGGCGCTGCACGCCCGGGCCGAGATCGCCCGCCGCCGCGCCCTCGACAGCCGGGCGCGCTGGGACGAGTCGGTCGCCGAGCACCGGGCGATCCTCGCCGCGCTCGAGGCCCGCGACGCCGCGGGCGCCGGGCGCCTCCTCGCCGACCATGTCGGCCATACCGGCACGGCGCTCCTCGCCGGCCTCGCCCGGCCCGACGCCGCCTGA
- a CDS encoding aspartate/glutamate racemase family protein — MRLLLLNPNTSRDVTELMRATGAAAAAPGTEILTATAPRGVPYIATRAEAQIGGAIALEMLAEAPPVDAAIIAAFGDPGLFGARELFDCPVIGLAEAAMLSACLLGRRFGLVTFACALVPWYEECVAAHGLQQRCAGVRALEGRFSALSAVQEEKEAQLIDLALAAVEEDGADVLIFAGAPLTGLGARVRDRLPVPVVDQVVAAVKLAEAVAAQRPAKATAGTFRRPDPKPSTGLAPALAARIGHEAR, encoded by the coding sequence ATGCGCCTGCTGCTCCTCAACCCCAATACCAGCCGCGACGTGACCGAGCTGATGCGTGCCACCGGCGCCGCGGCCGCCGCGCCCGGGACCGAGATCCTGACGGCCACGGCGCCCCGCGGCGTGCCCTACATCGCGACCCGGGCCGAGGCGCAGATCGGCGGCGCCATCGCCCTCGAGATGCTGGCGGAGGCGCCGCCCGTCGACGCCGCGATCATCGCGGCTTTCGGCGATCCGGGCCTGTTCGGTGCCCGCGAATTGTTCGACTGCCCGGTCATCGGCCTGGCGGAGGCCGCGATGCTGTCGGCCTGCCTGCTCGGCCGGCGCTTCGGCCTCGTCACCTTCGCCTGCGCTCTGGTGCCCTGGTACGAGGAATGCGTCGCCGCCCACGGCCTCCAGCAGCGCTGCGCCGGGGTCCGGGCGCTGGAGGGACGCTTCTCCGCGCTCTCCGCCGTCCAGGAGGAGAAGGAGGCGCAGCTGATCGACCTCGCCCTCGCGGCGGTCGAGGAGGACGGCGCCGACGTGCTGATCTTCGCCGGCGCGCCCCTGACGGGCCTCGGTGCCCGGGTGCGCGACCGTCTGCCGGTGCCGGTGGTCGATCAGGTGGTGGCGGCGGTCAAGCTCGCCGAGGCCGTGGCGGCGCAGCGGCCTGCCAAGGCGACGGCCGGGACGTTCCGGCGGCCGGATCCGAAGCCGAGCACCGGGCTCGCGCCGGCGCTGGCGGCGCGGATCGGGCACGAGGCGCGGTGA
- a CDS encoding alpha-hydroxy acid oxidase codes for MPSSRPPSWTSRFFTSGPVTCIEDLRVLAERRVPRMFYDYADSGSYSEGTYRANEDDFSKIKLRQRVAVDMTNRTLASTMVGQPVSMPVALAPTGLTGMQHADGEILAARAAAKAGVPFTLSTMSICSIEDVAENTDAPFWFQLYVMRDRDFIDRLIDRAKAAQCSALVLTLDLQILGQRHKDVKNGLSTPPRMTIPNIVNLATKPRWCLNMLRTQRRTFRNIVGHAQGVGDLRSLSSWTAEQFDPRLNWDDVKRIRDRWGGKLILKGILDPEDAELAAQSGAEAMIVSNHGGRQLDGAISSIAALPGIVEAVGDRIEVLMDGGIRSGQDVIKALALGAHGVFIGRAFLYGLGAGGEAGVTQCLDIIRKELDVTMAMCGLRDVRQVDERILAGKPALANRPF; via the coding sequence ATGCCCTCGTCGCGGCCGCCGTCCTGGACGTCGCGGTTCTTCACGAGCGGGCCCGTCACCTGCATCGAGGACCTGCGGGTGCTCGCCGAGCGGCGGGTGCCGCGGATGTTCTACGACTACGCCGATTCCGGCTCGTACTCGGAGGGCACCTACCGGGCGAACGAGGACGACTTTTCGAAGATCAAGCTGCGCCAGCGCGTCGCCGTCGACATGACGAACCGCACGCTGGCGAGCACGATGGTGGGCCAGCCGGTGAGCATGCCGGTGGCGCTGGCGCCGACCGGGCTGACGGGCATGCAGCACGCCGACGGCGAGATCCTCGCCGCGCGGGCCGCCGCCAAGGCCGGGGTGCCGTTCACGCTCTCGACCATGAGCATCTGCTCGATCGAGGACGTGGCCGAGAACACCGACGCCCCGTTCTGGTTCCAGCTCTACGTGATGCGCGACCGCGACTTCATCGACCGGCTGATCGACCGGGCCAAGGCGGCGCAGTGCTCGGCGCTCGTGCTCACCCTCGACCTCCAGATCCTGGGCCAGCGCCACAAGGACGTGAAGAACGGCCTCTCGACCCCGCCCCGGATGACGATCCCCAACATCGTCAACCTGGCGACGAAGCCGCGCTGGTGCCTCAACATGCTGCGCACGCAGCGCCGCACCTTCCGCAACATCGTCGGGCACGCGCAGGGAGTGGGGGACCTGCGCTCGCTCTCGTCCTGGACCGCCGAGCAGTTCGATCCGCGGCTCAACTGGGACGACGTCAAGCGCATCCGCGACCGCTGGGGCGGCAAGCTGATCCTCAAAGGCATCCTCGATCCCGAGGACGCGGAGCTGGCGGCGCAAAGCGGCGCCGAGGCGATGATCGTCTCGAACCACGGCGGCCGTCAGCTCGACGGGGCGATCTCGTCGATCGCCGCTCTGCCCGGCATCGTCGAGGCGGTGGGCGACCGGATCGAGGTGCTGATGGATGGCGGCATCCGCTCGGGGCAGGACGTGATCAAGGCGCTGGCGCTCGGCGCCCACGGCGTCTTCATCGGCCGCGCCTTCCTGTACGGGTTAGGCGCCGGCGGCGAGGCGGGCGTGACCCAGTGCCTCGACATCATCCGCAAGGAGCTCGACGTCACGATGGCGATGTGCGGCCTGCGCGACGTGCGCCAGGTCGACGAGCGGATCCTGGCCGGCAAGCCGGCGCTCGCCAACCGGCCGTTCTGA
- a CDS encoding Na+/H+ antiporter: protein MLIFEWIAGVLVVAVLLAGVARRLGAPFPAFLAIGGAVLAFVPQVPNLRLDPDLALALFLAPVLLDAAYDTSLRDLKRNWMPVAGLVVGAVGVTTVAVALVARWLVPDLPLAAGIVLGAIVAPPDAVAALSVLAHVRLPHRLVTILKGESLFNDASSLLIYRLALGAVATGSFSVAEVAPTFLVGVVGGIIAGPVLAMLYVRLMRRVTDPPSAVVLQFVATFGLWIAAERVGVSGVLTVVSFGLAVSRLSPQTMPAHLRVTSNTVWETAVFVLNVLAFVLIGLQIGPILEGLSPAERSHYALVAAAVFATTVVVRLAWVLGARACARLLHRVAGPVGPAPVGLRSGTIVAWCGMRGVVTIALALALPGDFPHRDLVVLTAFCVVLGTLVIQGLTLRPLLAWFSLGDDDPVGIEIGRARAAAYRAARDSLADDRSPHAEALRREFDAGLREAEDHEEGLAPASLPADGLRRRAVEAARAVILDLRERDEIGDDAYLRLEEELDWAELSATPRDEVSP, encoded by the coding sequence ATGCTGATCTTCGAATGGATCGCGGGCGTGCTCGTCGTCGCGGTCCTGCTCGCCGGGGTGGCGCGGCGCCTCGGGGCGCCGTTCCCGGCCTTCCTGGCCATCGGCGGGGCGGTGCTGGCCTTCGTGCCGCAGGTCCCGAACCTGCGCCTCGACCCCGACCTCGCCCTGGCTCTGTTCCTCGCGCCCGTCCTGCTCGACGCCGCCTACGACACCAGCCTGCGCGACCTCAAGCGCAACTGGATGCCGGTCGCCGGCCTCGTCGTCGGCGCGGTCGGGGTCACCACGGTGGCGGTGGCCCTTGTGGCGCGCTGGCTCGTGCCCGACCTGCCGCTCGCCGCCGGGATCGTCCTCGGCGCCATCGTGGCGCCGCCGGACGCGGTGGCGGCGCTCTCGGTGCTGGCCCATGTCCGGCTGCCCCACCGCCTCGTCACCATCCTCAAGGGCGAGAGCCTGTTCAACGACGCCTCGTCGCTGCTGATCTACCGCCTCGCCCTCGGGGCGGTGGCGACGGGCTCGTTCTCGGTCGCCGAGGTCGCCCCGACCTTCCTCGTCGGCGTCGTCGGCGGGATCATAGCCGGGCCGGTCCTGGCGATGCTCTACGTCCGGCTGATGCGCCGGGTGACCGATCCGCCGAGCGCCGTGGTGCTGCAATTCGTCGCCACCTTCGGCCTCTGGATCGCCGCCGAGCGGGTCGGGGTCTCGGGCGTGCTGACGGTGGTGAGCTTCGGGCTGGCCGTGTCGCGGCTCTCGCCCCAGACCATGCCGGCCCACCTGCGGGTCACCTCCAACACCGTCTGGGAGACGGCGGTGTTCGTGCTCAACGTGCTCGCCTTCGTGCTGATCGGCCTGCAGATCGGCCCGATCCTCGAGGGCCTGAGCCCGGCCGAGCGCAGCCACTACGCGCTCGTCGCCGCGGCCGTCTTCGCCACCACGGTCGTGGTGCGGCTCGCCTGGGTGCTCGGGGCGCGAGCCTGCGCCCGGCTCTTGCACCGCGTCGCCGGGCCCGTGGGACCGGCGCCGGTCGGCCTGCGCTCGGGCACGATCGTGGCGTGGTGCGGGATGCGCGGCGTCGTCACCATCGCGCTCGCCCTGGCCCTGCCCGGCGACTTCCCGCACCGCGACCTCGTGGTGCTGACGGCGTTCTGCGTCGTGCTCGGCACGCTGGTGATCCAGGGCCTGACCCTGCGCCCGCTGCTCGCCTGGTTCTCGCTGGGCGACGACGATCCGGTCGGGATCGAGATCGGCCGGGCGCGCGCCGCGGCCTACCGGGCGGCCCGCGACAGTCTCGCCGACGACCGCTCGCCCCATGCCGAGGCGCTGCGGCGGGAATTCGACGCGGGCTTGCGCGAGGCGGAGGACCACGAGGAGGGCCTCGCCCCGGCGAGCCTGCCCGCCGACGGGTTGCGCCGCCGCGCCGTCGAGGCCGCCCGGGCCGTCATCCTGGACTTGCGCGAGCGCGACGAGATCGGCGACGACGCCTACCTGCGCCTCGAGGAGGAGCTCGACTGGGCCGAGCTCAGCGCCACGCCGCGGGACGAGGTCTCGCCCTGA
- a CDS encoding flagellar biosynthesis repressor FlbT: MPLRIHLKPFERLIINGAALRNGERSTNLLIENTCKFLRESEIIPESGADTACKRLCVTLQLIYLADHPMEADDLLVRQSMEILRGMPTSAPYLVAIQDELANKQYHRALKIGRELVAYERSLMERLNSAATDAA; this comes from the coding sequence ATGCCCCTGCGCATCCACCTGAAGCCGTTCGAGCGCCTGATCATCAACGGTGCGGCGCTCCGCAACGGCGAGCGCTCGACCAACCTCTTGATCGAGAACACGTGCAAGTTCCTGCGCGAGAGCGAGATCATTCCGGAGAGCGGCGCCGACACCGCCTGCAAGCGCCTGTGCGTCACGCTCCAGCTGATTTACCTCGCCGACCATCCGATGGAGGCCGACGACCTCCTGGTGCGGCAATCGATGGAGATCCTGCGCGGCATGCCGACGAGCGCGCCCTACCTGGTGGCGATCCAGGACGAGCTCGCGAACAAGCAGTATCACCGCGCCCTGAAGATCGGCCGCGAGCTCGTGGCCTACGAGCGCAGCCTGATGGAGCGCCTGAACAGCGCCGCGACCGACGCCGCCTGA
- a CDS encoding flagellin yields the protein MSDITLSAATRQNLLSLQDTAALLSTTQTRLSTGKKVNSALDGPVNYFTAQNLNSRSSSLTYLLDGVSNGIQTIQAANTGITKLRGLTDQLKAVAQQALSASNAFTAKASIASTALSGATANNLLSVGATTAVAEAPVGNATGAAARVVTGTVDISSTANIQSNFFTAAASVKTVTIDGVAITLTKGIDDTSPANFINSINTQLKAGGSSVVASLSGSNIAITGTGDGGTFSLGTDAGTASLFGATPTVTTAGTFVPTATSLATGAGFNVGDNFTVNGQIVTVGRSDTLASLAQKVSTATNGTVSATYDATARKFSFTAADSATGIVLGDGSTSTAKVSNLGFSLIKSYGAGQGSTVATAGTPPTQTFTKSALDSKSISVKVAGGNSVTLSFGTAAGQISTLNQLNAALAPANAMASIDSVTGAIKISTTNESGADNLVVSASGTGNPFSTSTSSAIISGDGANTRNGLVSTYNGLLSQIDQMAADSGFNGTNLLAGDTVNVSFNERGTSSLKISGTAVTASGLNLVAVGQTDFQDSNSINAVIATINTANTALQSQASTLGANLAVVQNRQDFTKQMINVLDTGAANLTNADLNEEAANSQALSTRNSLGISALSLANTAQQGILQLLRG from the coding sequence ATGTCCGACATCACCCTCTCGGCCGCCACCCGCCAGAACCTCCTGTCGCTCCAGGACACGGCAGCGCTGCTCTCCACGACGCAGACGCGCCTCTCGACCGGCAAAAAGGTCAACAGCGCCCTCGACGGCCCGGTGAACTACTTCACCGCCCAGAACCTGAATTCGCGGTCGTCGTCCCTGACGTACCTGCTGGACGGTGTGTCGAACGGCATCCAGACGATCCAGGCCGCCAATACCGGCATCACCAAGCTGCGCGGTCTGACCGACCAGCTCAAGGCTGTGGCCCAGCAGGCCCTCTCGGCTTCCAACGCCTTCACCGCCAAGGCCAGTATAGCCTCGACCGCGCTGTCGGGTGCCACCGCCAACAACCTTCTGTCGGTCGGAGCCACCACCGCCGTCGCCGAGGCCCCGGTCGGCAACGCGACTGGCGCAGCCGCCAGGGTCGTGACCGGCACCGTCGACATTAGCTCCACGGCCAACATCCAGAGCAACTTCTTCACCGCGGCGGCGTCGGTCAAGACGGTCACGATCGATGGCGTCGCCATCACCCTGACCAAGGGTATCGACGACACCAGCCCGGCGAATTTCATCAACTCGATCAACACCCAGCTCAAGGCCGGCGGCTCCTCGGTCGTCGCGTCCTTGAGCGGCAGCAACATTGCCATCACCGGCACCGGCGATGGCGGCACCTTCTCGCTCGGCACCGATGCGGGGACGGCCTCGTTGTTCGGCGCCACCCCCACCGTCACCACCGCCGGCACCTTCGTGCCGACTGCCACCTCGCTCGCCACCGGTGCCGGCTTCAACGTCGGCGACAACTTCACCGTCAACGGCCAGATTGTCACGGTGGGCCGCTCCGACACGCTGGCGTCCCTCGCCCAGAAGGTGAGCACGGCGACCAACGGCACGGTCAGCGCCACATACGACGCCACCGCCCGCAAGTTCAGCTTCACGGCGGCGGACTCGGCGACCGGAATCGTGCTCGGCGACGGCAGCACCTCGACCGCCAAGGTCTCGAACCTCGGCTTCTCGCTCATCAAGAGCTACGGCGCCGGCCAGGGCTCCACGGTCGCGACGGCTGGCACCCCCCCGACCCAGACCTTCACCAAGAGCGCCCTGGACAGCAAATCGATCTCCGTCAAGGTGGCAGGCGGCAACTCGGTTACGCTGAGCTTCGGTACGGCGGCGGGCCAGATCTCGACGCTCAACCAGCTCAACGCCGCCCTGGCCCCGGCCAACGCGATGGCGAGCATCGACAGCGTCACCGGTGCGATCAAGATCAGCACCACCAACGAGTCGGGCGCCGACAACCTGGTAGTGTCGGCGAGCGGTACCGGCAACCCGTTCAGCACCAGCACGTCGAGCGCGATCATCAGCGGCGACGGCGCCAACACCCGCAACGGCCTGGTGAGCACCTACAACGGCCTGCTCAGCCAGATCGACCAGATGGCGGCAGATTCGGGCTTCAACGGCACGAACCTGCTCGCCGGCGACACGGTCAACGTCAGCTTCAACGAGCGCGGGACCTCCTCGCTCAAGATCTCCGGCACGGCTGTGACGGCGTCGGGTCTCAACCTGGTCGCAGTCGGCCAGACCGACTTCCAGGACAGCAACTCGATTAACGCCGTGATCGCCACGATCAACACCGCCAATACCGCGTTGCAGAGCCAGGCCTCGACCCTGGGTGCCAACCTGGCAGTGGTTCAGAACCGGCAGGACTTCACCAAGCAGATGATCAACGTGCTCGATACGGGTGCAGCGAACCTGACCAACGCCGACCTGAACGAGGAGGCGGCCAACTCGCAGGCTCTCTCGACCCGCAACTCGCTCGGCATCTCGGCTCTGTCTCTCGCCAACACGGCCCAACAGGGCATCCTCCAGCTCCTGCGCGGCTGA